One segment of Triticum aestivum cultivar Chinese Spring chromosome 2A, IWGSC CS RefSeq v2.1, whole genome shotgun sequence DNA contains the following:
- the LOC123189807 gene encoding probable beta-D-xylosidase 6 isoform X2, with the protein MAPPFPLLILLLLVAGAGAGAAAPSNAHACSSAEANTYAFCDASLPFPVRARALVSLLTLDEKIAQLSNTAAGVPRLGVPPYEWWSESLHGLADNGPGVNFSSGPVAAATIFPQVILSAAAFNRSLWRAVAEAVAVEARAMHNAGQAGLTYWAPNINVFRDPRWGRGQETPGEDPAMIAAYSVEYVKGFQGEYGDGREGRMMLSACCKHYIAYDLEKWGKFARYTFNAEVNAQDFEDTYEPPFKSCIQEGRASCLMCSYNQVNGVPACARKDLLQKIRDEWGFKGYIVSDCDAVAIIHENQTYTSSGEDSVAIVLKAGMDVNCGSFLIRHTKSAIEKGKIQEEDINHVLYNLFSVQLRLGLFEKTSENQWFTRLGPSNVCTKEHRELAAEAVRQGTVLLKNDNSFLPLKRSEVSHIAIIGAAANDAYIMGGDYTGVPCDPITFLKGMQAFVPQTTVAGGCKNVSCDSTDGFGEAIEVAKRADIVVVIAGLNLTQETEDLDRVTLLLPGKQQDLVNIIAGVTKKPIVLVITGGGPVDVSFAKQDPRIASVLWIGYPGEVGGQVLPEILFGEYNPGGKLTMTWYPESFTAVPMTDMNMRADPSRGYPGRTYRFYTGDVVYGFGHGLSYTKYSYNFLQGPNRISLSQSPVPGLISRKPAYTRRDGLDYVQVEDIASCESLVFSVHISVTNEGAMDGSHAVLLFTRSKLRVPGFPLKQLVGFERVYTAAGRSTNVEIKVDPCKHMSAANTEGRRVLLLGSHHVMVGDEVHEFVIEA; encoded by the exons ATggctccccccttccccctcctcatactcctcctcctcgtcgccggcgcggGAGCTGGCGCCGCGGCGCCGTCGAATGCGCACGCGTGCTCGTCGGCCGAGGCCAACACCTACGCGTTCTGTGACGCCTCGCTGCCGTTCCCCGTCCGCGCGCGCGCGCTCGTCTCCCTCCTCACCCTCGACGAGAAGATAGCGCAGCTCTCCAACACCGCGGCGGGCGTGCCGCGCCTCGGCGTCCCGCCCTACGAGTGGTGGTCCGAGTCGCTCCACGGCCTCGCCGACAACGGCCCGGGCGTCAACTTCTCCTCGGGCCCCGTCGCCGCGGCCACCATCTTCCCCCAGGtcatcctctccgccgccgccttcAACCGCTCGCTCTGGCGGGCGGTAGCCGAGGCCGTCGCCGTGGAGGCGCGCGCCATGCACAACGCCGGCCAGGCCGGGCTCACCTACTGGGCGCCCAACATCAACGTCTTCCGCGACCCGCGCTGGGGCCGCGGCCAGGAGACGCCCGGCGAGGACCCGGCCATGATCGCCGCCTACTCCGTCGAGTATGTCAAGGGCTTCCAGGGGGAGTACGGCGACGGCAGGGAGGGCAGGATGATGCTCTCCGCCTGCTGCAAGCACTACATCGCCTATGATTTGGAGAAATGGGGCAAGTTTGCGCGATACACCTTCAATGCCGAG GTAAATGCGCAAGATTTCGAGGACACGTACGAGCCTCCTTTCAAGAGCTGCATCCAGGAGGGTCGTGCAAGTTGCTTGATGTGTTCATACAACCAGGTAAATGGTGTGCCAGCATGTGCGCGTAAAGATCTGCTGCAGAAGATTAGGGATGAATGGGGATTTAAAGG GTACATCGTATCTGATTGTGACGCTGTGGCAATAATCCACGAAAACCAGACATACACGAGTTCAGGCGAAGATTCAGTAGCGATTGTTCTTAAGGCTG GAATGGATGTCAACTGTGGGTCTTTCCTGATTCGGCATACAAAGTCGGCTATCGAGAAAGGAAAGATACAAGAAGAAGATATCAACCATGTTCTTTATAACCTGTTTTCTGTTCAGCTTCGCCTTGGACTTTTTGAGAAAACCAGTGAGAATCAATGGTTCACTCGACTAGGCCCCAGCAATGTTTGCACAAAAGAGCACAGGGAGCTCGCAGCAGAAGCTGTAAG GCAGGGAACCGTCTTGTTGAAGAACGATAACAGTTTTTTGCCTCTAAAGAGAAGTGAAGTTAGTCATATTGCTATAATTGGAGCGGCAGCAAACGATGCATACATAATGGGTGGAGATTACACAG GTGTTCCCTGTGATCCTATCACCTTCCTTAAAGGCATGCAAGCCTTTGTTCCGCAAACGACCGTTGCTGGCGGTTGCAAAAATGTATCATGTGACTCAACGGATGGATTTGGTGAAGCCATTGAAGTAGCTAAAAGAGCTGATATTGTTGTTGTGATTGCTGGGTTGAACCTGACTCAGGAGACCGAAGATCTTGATAGAGTGACCCTTCTCCTTCCAGGCAAGCAGCAGGATCTCGTAAATATCATTGCCGGTGTAACAAAGAAGCCTATTGTGTTGGTCATCACGGGCGGTGGTCCTGTCGATGTTTCTTTCGCGAAGCAAGATCCAAGAATTGCAAGTGTCCTGTGGATTGGATATCCAGGGGAAGTTGGCGGTCAAGTTCTCCCAGAAATTCTTTTCGGAGAGTACAATCCAG GAGGAAAGTTGACTATGACTTGGTACCCCGAATCCTTCACTGCGGTTCCAATGACCGATATGAACATGAGAGCCGACCCTTCGCGCGGCTACCCTGGAAGAACATATCGGTTCTACACCGGAGATGTGGTATACGGTTTCGGTCACGGTCTGAGTTACACAAAGTACTCATACAACTTCTTGCAAGGTCCAAACAGAATCAGCCTGTCACAGTCACCAGTTCCAGGCCTCATCAGTAGGAAGCCTGCATACACACGGAGGGACGGACTGGACTACGTCCAGGTTGAAGACATCGCATCATGTGAATCCCTAGTCTTCTCTGTCCACATCTCGGTCACCAACGAAGGTGCCATGGACGGGAGCCACGCCGTCCTGCTGTTCACGAGATCGAAGTTGAGAGTTCCGGGCTTCCCTCTGAAGCAGCTGGTTGGTTTCGAGCGCGTTTACACTGCCGCCGGCAGATCAACCAACGTGGAGATCAAGGTGGATCCCTGCAAGCACATGAGCGCGGCCAACACTGAAGGCAGAAGGGTGCTGCTCCTGGGATCCCATCATGTCATGGTAGGAGACGAAGTGCACGAGTTTGTCATCGAAGCATAA
- the LOC123189807 gene encoding probable beta-D-xylosidase 6 isoform X1 encodes MAPPFPLLILLLLVAGAGAGAAAPSNAHACSSAEANTYAFCDASLPFPVRARALVSLLTLDEKIAQLSNTAAGVPRLGVPPYEWWSESLHGLADNGPGVNFSSGPVAAATIFPQVILSAAAFNRSLWRAVAEAVAVEARAMHNAGQAGLTYWAPNINVFRDPRWGRGQETPGEDPAMIAAYSVEYVKGFQGEYGDGREGRMMLSACCKHYIAYDLEKWGKFARYTFNAEVNAQDFEDTYEPPFKSCIQEGRASCLMCSYNQVNGVPACARKDLLQKIRDEWGFKGYIVSDCDAVAIIHENQTYTSSGEDSVAIVLKAGMDVNCGSFLIRHTKSAIEKGKIQEEDINHVLYNLFSVQLRLGLFEKTSENQWFTRLGPSNVCTKEHRELAAEAVRQGTVLLKNDNSFLPLKRSEVSHIAIIGAAANDAYIMGGDYTGVPCDPITFLKGMQAFVPQTTVAGGCKNVSCDSTDGFGEAIEVAKRADIVVVIAGLNLTQETEDLDRVTLLLPGKQQDLVNIIAGVTKKPIVLVITGGGPVDVSFAKQDPRIASVLWIGYPGEVGGQVLPEILFGEYNPGGKLTMTWYPESFTAVPMTDMNMRADPSRGYPGRTYRFYTGDVVYGFGHGLSYTKYSYNFLQGPNRISLSQSPVPGLISRKPAYTRRDGLDYVQVEDIASCESLVFSVHISVTNEGAMDGSHAVLLFTRSKLRVPGFPLKQLVGFERVYTAAGRSTNVEIKVDPCKHMSAANTEGRRVLLLGSHHVMVGDEVHEFVIEA; translated from the exons ATggctccccccttccccctcctcatactcctcctcctcgtcgccggcgcggGAGCTGGCGCCGCGGCGCCGTCGAATGCGCACGCGTGCTCGTCGGCCGAGGCCAACACCTACGCGTTCTGTGACGCCTCGCTGCCGTTCCCCGTCCGCGCGCGCGCGCTCGTCTCCCTCCTCACCCTCGACGAGAAGATAGCGCAGCTCTCCAACACCGCGGCGGGCGTGCCGCGCCTCGGCGTCCCGCCCTACGAGTGGTGGTCCGAGTCGCTCCACGGCCTCGCCGACAACGGCCCGGGCGTCAACTTCTCCTCGGGCCCCGTCGCCGCGGCCACCATCTTCCCCCAGGtcatcctctccgccgccgccttcAACCGCTCGCTCTGGCGGGCGGTAGCCGAGGCCGTCGCCGTGGAGGCGCGCGCCATGCACAACGCCGGCCAGGCCGGGCTCACCTACTGGGCGCCCAACATCAACGTCTTCCGCGACCCGCGCTGGGGCCGCGGCCAGGAGACGCCCGGCGAGGACCCGGCCATGATCGCCGCCTACTCCGTCGAGTATGTCAAGGGCTTCCAGGGGGAGTACGGCGACGGCAGGGAGGGCAGGATGATGCTCTCCGCCTGCTGCAAGCACTACATCGCCTATGATTTGGAGAAATGGGGCAAGTTTGCGCGATACACCTTCAATGCCGAG GTAAATGCGCAAGATTTCGAGGACACGTACGAGCCTCCTTTCAAGAGCTGCATCCAGGAGGGTCGTGCAAGTTGCTTGATGTGTTCATACAACCAGGTAAATGGTGTGCCAGCATGTGCGCGTAAAGATCTGCTGCAGAAGATTAGGGATGAATGGGGATTTAAAGG GTACATCGTATCTGATTGTGACGCTGTGGCAATAATCCACGAAAACCAGACATACACGAGTTCAGGCGAAGATTCAGTAGCGATTGTTCTTAAGGCTG GAATGGATGTCAACTGTGGGTCTTTCCTGATTCGGCATACAAAGTCGGCTATCGAGAAAGGAAAGATACAAGAAGAAGATATCAACCATGTTCTTTATAACCTGTTTTCTGTTCAGCTTCGCCTTGGACTTTTTGAGAAAACCAGTGAGAATCAATGGTTCACTCGACTAGGCCCCAGCAATGTTTGCACAAAAGAGCACAGGGAGCTCGCAGCAGAAGCTGTAAGGCAGGGAACCGTCTTGTTGAAGAACGATAACAGTTTTTTGCCTCTAAAGAGAAGTGAAGTTAGTCATATTGCTATAATTGGAGCGGCAGCAAACGATGCATACATAATGGGTGGAGATTACACAG GTGTTCCCTGTGATCCTATCACCTTCCTTAAAGGCATGCAAGCCTTTGTTCCGCAAACGACCGTTGCTGGCGGTTGCAAAAATGTATCATGTGACTCAACGGATGGATTTGGTGAAGCCATTGAAGTAGCTAAAAGAGCTGATATTGTTGTTGTGATTGCTGGGTTGAACCTGACTCAGGAGACCGAAGATCTTGATAGAGTGACCCTTCTCCTTCCAGGCAAGCAGCAGGATCTCGTAAATATCATTGCCGGTGTAACAAAGAAGCCTATTGTGTTGGTCATCACGGGCGGTGGTCCTGTCGATGTTTCTTTCGCGAAGCAAGATCCAAGAATTGCAAGTGTCCTGTGGATTGGATATCCAGGGGAAGTTGGCGGTCAAGTTCTCCCAGAAATTCTTTTCGGAGAGTACAATCCAG GAGGAAAGTTGACTATGACTTGGTACCCCGAATCCTTCACTGCGGTTCCAATGACCGATATGAACATGAGAGCCGACCCTTCGCGCGGCTACCCTGGAAGAACATATCGGTTCTACACCGGAGATGTGGTATACGGTTTCGGTCACGGTCTGAGTTACACAAAGTACTCATACAACTTCTTGCAAGGTCCAAACAGAATCAGCCTGTCACAGTCACCAGTTCCAGGCCTCATCAGTAGGAAGCCTGCATACACACGGAGGGACGGACTGGACTACGTCCAGGTTGAAGACATCGCATCATGTGAATCCCTAGTCTTCTCTGTCCACATCTCGGTCACCAACGAAGGTGCCATGGACGGGAGCCACGCCGTCCTGCTGTTCACGAGATCGAAGTTGAGAGTTCCGGGCTTCCCTCTGAAGCAGCTGGTTGGTTTCGAGCGCGTTTACACTGCCGCCGGCAGATCAACCAACGTGGAGATCAAGGTGGATCCCTGCAAGCACATGAGCGCGGCCAACACTGAAGGCAGAAGGGTGCTGCTCCTGGGATCCCATCATGTCATGGTAGGAGACGAAGTGCACGAGTTTGTCATCGAAGCATAA
- the LOC123189808 gene encoding probable beta-D-xylosidase 6, giving the protein MYVAFTSIAAVFGIVGFTPVQLYHNHVVKIHWMHVRLNRFCSKKTEAVRQGTVLLKNDNSFLPLKRSEVSHIAIIGAAANDAYIMGGDYTGVPCDPITFLKGMQAFVPQTTVAGGCKNVSCDSTDGFGEAIEVAKRADIVVVIAGLNLTQETEDLDRVTLLLPGKQQDLVNIIAGVTKKPIVLVITGGGPVDVSFAKQDPRIASVLWIGYPGEVGGQVLPEILFGEYNPGGKLTMTWYPESFTAVPMTDMNMRADPSRGYPGRTYRFYTGDVVYGFGHGLSYTKYSYNFLQGPNRISLSQSPVPGLISRKPAYTRRDGLDYVQVEDIASCESLVFSVHISVTNEGAMDGSHAVLLFTRSKLRVPGFPLKQLVGFERVYTAAGRSTNVEIKVDPCKHMSAANTEGRRVLLLGSHHVMVGDEVHEFVIEA; this is encoded by the exons ATGTACGTCGCTTTCACTTCTATAGCTGCTGTATTTGGCATAGTCGGATTTACACCTGTACAATTGTACCATAATCATGTTGTAAAGATTCATTGGATGCATGTACGGTTGAACCGATTTTGCAGTAAAAAAACAGAAGCAGTAAGGCAGGGAACCGTCTTGTTGAAGAACGATAACAGTTTTTTGCCTCTAAAGAGAAGTGAAGTTAGTCATATTGCTATAATTGGAGCGGCAGCAAACGATGCATACATAATGGGTGGAGATTACACAG GTGTTCCCTGTGATCCTATCACCTTCCTTAAAGGCATGCAAGCCTTTGTTCCGCAAACGACCGTTGCTGGCGGTTGCAAAAATGTATCATGTGACTCAACGGATGGATTTGGTGAAGCCATTGAAGTAGCTAAAAGAGCTGATATTGTTGTTGTGATTGCTGGGTTGAACCTGACTCAGGAGACCGAAGATCTTGATAGAGTGACCCTTCTCCTTCCAGGCAAGCAGCAGGATCTCGTAAATATCATTGCCGGTGTAACAAAGAAGCCTATTGTGTTGGTCATCACGGGCGGTGGTCCTGTCGATGTTTCTTTCGCGAAGCAAGATCCAAGAATTGCAAGTGTCCTGTGGATTGGATATCCAGGGGAAGTTGGCGGTCAAGTTCTCCCAGAAATTCTTTTCGGAGAGTACAATCCAG GAGGAAAGTTGACTATGACTTGGTACCCCGAATCCTTCACTGCGGTTCCAATGACCGATATGAACATGAGAGCCGACCCTTCGCGCGGCTACCCTGGAAGAACATATCGGTTCTACACCGGAGATGTGGTATACGGTTTCGGTCACGGTCTGAGTTACACAAAGTACTCATACAACTTCTTGCAAGGTCCAAACAGAATCAGCCTGTCACAGTCACCAGTTCCAGGCCTCATCAGTAGGAAGCCTGCATACACACGGAGGGACGGACTGGACTACGTCCAGGTTGAAGACATCGCATCATGTGAATCCCTAGTCTTCTCTGTCCACATCTCGGTCACCAACGAAGGTGCCATGGACGGGAGCCACGCCGTCCTGCTGTTCACGAGATCGAAGTTGAGAGTTCCGGGCTTCCCTCTGAAGCAGCTGGTTGGTTTCGAGCGCGTTTACACTGCCGCCGGCAGATCAACCAACGTGGAGATCAAGGTGGATCCCTGCAAGCACATGAGCGCGGCCAACACTGAAGGCAGAAGGGTGCTGCTCCTGGGATCCCATCATGTCATGGTAGGAGACGAAGTGCACGAGTTTGTCATCGAAGCATAA